In the genome of Paenibacillus sp. FSL R5-0766, one region contains:
- the greA gene encoding transcription elongation factor GreA, which translates to MANDEVILTQEGLEKLEDELKDLKTVKRKELAARLKLAISYGDLKENSEYHSAKDDQAFMETRILILEKMLTKARVISSDNIDSNKVSIGSTVLLNDIEFAEKIEYKVVGPAEADVANNKISYESPLGKEIMGKEVGSVIHVNAPMGVIKYELLQIKV; encoded by the coding sequence ATGGCTAATGATGAAGTGATTTTGACACAGGAAGGCTTGGAAAAGCTGGAGGACGAACTGAAGGATTTGAAGACGGTGAAGCGTAAGGAACTGGCAGCTCGTCTTAAACTCGCGATCAGTTACGGTGACCTGAAGGAAAATAGTGAGTATCATTCAGCCAAAGATGATCAGGCCTTTATGGAGACACGGATTTTGATTCTGGAGAAGATGTTGACAAAAGCAAGAGTCATCTCTTCAGACAATATAGACTCCAACAAAGTGAGCATTGGATCGACGGTGTTACTTAATGACATTGAGTTCGCCGAGAAGATTGAATATAAAGTGGTTGGTCCTGCCGAGGCCGATGTTGCGAATAATAAAATTTCGTACGAGAGCCCGCTGGGCAAAGAGATAATGGGCAAAGAAGTGGGCAGCGTCATTCATGTCAATGCTCCGATGGGCGTTATCAAGTACGAGTTACTTCAAATTAAAGTGTAA
- a CDS encoding arylamine N-acetyltransferase, which yields MIEPLNTAEIQAYLKRIGIDVIKEPTLEFLFELQRAHVQYLSWQTVDIFAGRPTGIGLQDSIQLILQGRSGYCFHLNGAFSVLLRSLGYTVDWHRGGVQPHGEQPRVNSFHLGLSVLLPDADPTVERWIVDVGLGGMPFEPLPLRYGTYGLAPFTYQLMPSSVAAGGWRLEYEPNGPSEGVDYAPEVVHDLGEFFPKHEFYSRASESPWHNAFLLRQRNENRSNELRGCMLRTHDDIEGIRKTEIRNYTEWRNVLTEIFHEPLVSYSELECQDMWERVQAAHMEWKQAQEA from the coding sequence ATGATTGAACCATTGAATACAGCTGAAATACAGGCCTATCTGAAACGGATCGGCATAGATGTTATAAAGGAACCTACACTGGAGTTCTTATTTGAACTCCAGCGAGCACATGTCCAATATTTATCCTGGCAAACGGTCGATATTTTTGCAGGTCGTCCTACGGGAATCGGTCTTCAAGATTCAATTCAGCTTATATTACAGGGACGCAGCGGATACTGCTTTCATCTAAATGGTGCATTTAGTGTTCTTCTCCGCTCGCTGGGTTATACGGTTGATTGGCATCGCGGGGGAGTACAGCCTCATGGGGAACAACCCCGTGTGAACTCATTCCATCTCGGTCTGTCTGTCCTTCTGCCGGATGCTGACCCGACAGTTGAGCGCTGGATTGTAGATGTAGGTCTGGGCGGAATGCCCTTTGAACCTCTGCCACTTCGTTATGGAACCTATGGTTTAGCTCCGTTCACGTACCAATTGATGCCATCATCTGTTGCTGCTGGAGGATGGCGGCTTGAGTACGAGCCGAATGGGCCAAGTGAAGGAGTCGACTATGCTCCCGAGGTAGTCCACGATCTGGGGGAGTTCTTTCCCAAACATGAATTCTACAGTCGGGCGTCCGAATCACCTTGGCATAACGCATTTTTGCTTCGTCAGCGTAATGAGAACCGCAGTAATGAACTACGTGGATGTATGCTTCGAACACATGATGATATCGAAGGAATCCGGAAAACGGAGATCCGGAATTATACCGAGTGGCGTAACGTATTAACTGAAATATTCCATGAACCCTTGGTGAGTTACAGCGAACTGGAATGCCAAGATATGTGGGAGCGAGTGCAGGCTGCACATATGGAATGGAAACAAGCGCAAGAAGCATGA
- a CDS encoding 4'-phosphopantetheinyl transferase superfamily protein: protein MMITIRVLQVPEVLPEAYWNHFLSQVSAERRAQASRFVRQADAYRSVLGEILTRVTLSKLTGLRPADLSFTRNSYGKPSLSHHSDVPFNVSHSGDWIALISGGTDELGVDVEKIAPIDMQIAERFFSPKESQFLAAEPDDRRLETFYRLWTLKESYIKAVGMGLSMPLDSFAILPDEREDWHCKQALAHHFYSQRLDDQHMLAACSAGGELPSKPEIVTLEDLTTFIL, encoded by the coding sequence ATGATGATAACTATTCGTGTACTCCAAGTTCCAGAAGTATTGCCCGAGGCGTACTGGAACCACTTTTTGTCGCAAGTTTCTGCCGAGCGACGTGCCCAGGCTTCGCGTTTTGTGCGTCAGGCTGACGCGTATCGCTCCGTGCTGGGCGAGATATTAACTCGTGTGACTTTGAGCAAGTTAACTGGACTGAGACCTGCTGATCTTTCTTTTACCCGTAATTCCTACGGCAAACCTTCGCTCAGTCACCATTCGGATGTACCATTCAACGTCTCCCATTCTGGTGATTGGATTGCTCTGATCTCCGGCGGTACAGATGAACTGGGCGTGGATGTGGAAAAAATAGCTCCAATTGACATGCAGATTGCAGAGCGTTTCTTCTCTCCTAAGGAGAGCCAGTTCTTGGCCGCTGAGCCTGACGATCGGCGGCTGGAGACCTTCTACCGTCTATGGACGCTGAAGGAAAGTTATATCAAGGCAGTGGGTATGGGGTTATCCATGCCACTGGACTCCTTCGCCATCCTACCTGATGAGCGGGAAGATTGGCATTGCAAACAGGCTTTGGCGCATCACTTCTATAGTCAGCGTTTGGATGATCAGCATATGCTTGCAGCATGTTCGGCTGGGGGAGAACTGCCGAGCAAGCCGGAAATCGTAACCTTGGAGGATCTCACGACTTTCATACTCTAA